The Streptomyces tubercidicus DNA segment GAGGCCGACAGGTACCTCGACCACGTACTCACCCAGGCGGCCCACGTGCTCGGCAGCCAGCGGATCGGGGCGATACAGGCGCCCCCGCCCTTGCTGGAGAGGCTGGCCCGGGACGAACGGCTGGTCGACCTGGTACGCGGCCAGGTCCAAGTGATCACCTGGTGCGGGACCAGCATGGATCCGGACACTCGGGACCTGCTGCGGAACGATGTCTTCCCCGGCATACCGGTGTACGGGCTCTACGGCAGCACGATGGCGTTGGGCGCCGCCTTCGAGCGGCCGGCCACCGAGAACGGCGACTCCGTGTTCGACTCGCCCTCGCCCCACGTCACGTACACGGTGGTCGACCCCGACAGCGACAAGCCGGTCGCCGTCGGGGAGCGGGGCCAAGTCGTCATGCACCACCTGAGCAAGTCGGCCCTGCTGCCCAACAACCGTGAACGCGACGTGGCACGGCGGGTGGCCGAACCACCCGGTGCGAAGGGCCACTCCGTCGCCGACGTGCGCCCGCTGGAGACCTTCACCGGGGTCCCTGTCATCACGGGGGCCTACTGATGAAGACGGCACCAACAACGGTCGGCACCTCCTGGCCGAGGGCCGGGGCCGTCCAGCCCGCGGTCATCGACGCTCTGGTCCCTGAGGGCACCTACCGCA contains these protein-coding regions:
- a CDS encoding AMP-binding protein — its product is MKTAEALAVLDAALDTEVDQDELVQAAMQWHFSPETGTPFWLDRLEQLDFNPRSDVRTVDDLRMFPQFVDDLRYAPVESLLPRGYGGTAEVIGVFESGGTTGAPKRVLYLADWMEREMAGAMRAMDERGYPRGVNWLSLGPSGPHDYAELTDQHARRRNGVRFAVDFDPRWVRRCLREGRGEEADRYLDHVLTQAAHVLGSQRIGAIQAPPPLLERLARDERLVDLVRGQVQVITWCGTSMDPDTRDLLRNDVFPGIPVYGLYGSTMALGAAFERPATENGDSVFDSPSPHVTYTVVDPDSDKPVAVGERGQVVMHHLSKSALLPNNRERDVARRVAEPPGAKGHSVADVRPLETFTGVPVITGAY